Within the Oncorhynchus clarkii lewisi isolate Uvic-CL-2024 chromosome 2, UVic_Ocla_1.0, whole genome shotgun sequence genome, the region AGAAGATTTATAGGCGAGTACGGTGAAATAGGTAAGCCTGCCAAATGAGTACATTCATGTTGTGCGTAATGCTGACCATTTAATACATTATGATGTTTTTGATTTAATTCATATGTTTCTCCGTCAGAATCAATTTACAGTCATATTGACACAGTTGACGGGAAGGAAATATCCTTCAACATATTGGACTCGCTCTACCCACAGGTAAACACTCTTGGACTACCCAAATGTCGCCATTCATCATTACGCATTTGCCAATTTGTCATCGAACCATAGTGACAACTCATACGTCGAGTTTGTATGTGTTTTTAGGACAGTGCAATAACCGAGTCGATAAGTGAGAAACAGCTTCAATGGGCAGACGGCGTGATACTGGTATACAGCATCTGCGACCGCTCCAGCTTTGAGGTAGTGCGCCAACAAGTGCAGCGCATCCGCCACCCCAGTAGGAAGATGTCTGCAACAGCTCCCATCATCATTGTTGGGAACAAACGCGATTTGCAGCACCGAAGGACAGTCTCAAGTGGGGAGGGCCGACTCCTTGCTATCTCGGAAGACTGCGTATTTTTCGAGATATCCGCAGCTGAAACATACCACGGTGTTTTGTTGGTGTTCCATGGACTGATAGATCTTATCTGAGAGTCGAGAGCTCTGCGGAAAGGTGCTGCGGGTATTAAAAGTATAGTGAGAAGCATGTCAGCTGTATTCGGGAAGAAACGTGCAGAGTAGTCTAGCTACATTATGCGCAATAGTCAGAACATGTAGGTAGCAACGCCGTTGGCAATTGAGAATAAATGTCTATGGCAGGTTGTAGTGCAACAACAGATGCCAAGAGGGAACTTCATTGGGAGGTTTTCAGAAAGGAGAAATTGGTTATCTTGTAGAGTTACACTAAAGATTGAATTGCAGATGGAAGCAGTCATTCAATAATTTATTCTACTTTTTGAAGTTGAAAAGTAGGCTTACAGTACTGTTGATAAACTGTATGACAAATCATGTGCACTTCCATCCTTCACTCAATATGTATTCAATGTGAAGCATGAACAGGAATCTGGAGTAGCTGACATCTGACAATACTGTTGATCTGATGGAAGTCCTACCCATTGCCAATTGTTAGGGAGTTTCTGTTCAGTGACAATGTACATTCAGTTTGTAAAATGTTGAAGGCTTGATGTGTGAATAATCAGCAATGCAAAACAGCAAACAATTACATTTCAGTATTATACTTTATCTGAAAACGAACAACTTTAAAATGAGTAATGTTACAAGGTCTAGCAGACTTGATACTTATTTGTGCTGTGCACACGTTTGTTTGAGAATTGTAAATAAATGAATATATTAATATGAGAGAGAATTCTGTCTACTATTTTCTCTCTAATGTGTATAAAACGATTTAATTTCTGTGAAATAAATATTTGGGAAAAGTTATATGTTGTAATGTTCACCTTTATACAATGCATgaaacatgaatgtgttattcTGGGAAAGTACATGTATGAgctgagtactgtactgtagatgggGAAATGGCACTTTATTTCACTCTTCATAACCTCAATACATTTCTCCGCAGCAATACAAATGTTATTTATTTCTTGAATACAACCAATATTATGTTGATGCATACTGTAGGACAATCTAAACGTGTCATGTATTATATGTTATGAAATATAACATGTTATGACATTGTAATAAAGACATACACATTTTCTACTGTCTATTTGATGCTCATTCCTCAATCAACACATTCAACATCCTTCCATCATCCATATTTAGGCCAATCCATATTCTACCTTTAATCATGACAAGCTATGTTTCTCACAGCTACTTAGTGTAACAGAAAACAGAATGCAACATCAGGTTAGCACATCATTGAAGAATAGTTAGTTCTAATATATAATGGGGTGCAAGGTGTATAATGTCACATGATGCTCAGCTAGGAAACCAAAACAAATGTGGGTTGGCGTCTGTACATGAAGAAGAACGCCTGAATCTTTCAGTGACATACATTGACACATTTTGGATTCCAATGGACCGATCACAGATTATGTCTGCTGAACTATGGCCCCCCCTATGTGTACCCACAAACTAAAATCAACTAATAAGTCTTACACCTGGGCCTGCAAAGGAAGGCCATTTCTAGGACACTGGTGACTTCTTAGTGCTCTGTGGCCTCCACCACGGGTATTTTGACCTCTTCTATATCAGCCTTATCTGAATGCCCAGGGTTCAGGTACTGCAGGATGGGGTCTAGGAGGACCTCGACAGCCCAGGAGCGGCGACGCATGGTGCTGGTAGAAGGGAAGGCCAGGGTGTTGAACTCCACAGAGAGAGGCTCTTCATTCTCCAGGCTGTCCTGCATCTGGCTGCCCTGGCGGTCATTGTGTGGGTTGTCTGGGGTTAGCCCAGGGGCTGGGGCGTTGCCTCCACTGGATGAGCTCCTGCAGGAGCGGATTGACAGGCTCTTGCGTCTGAGTGGGCTGCCGTTTCCTTCGTCAAAGTAGTACTCAGTAGTCTCCACCTCAGGCACAACAGCACTGGACGAGCTCCTGCGGGAGCGGGGAGACATGCTCTGGTGTCTGTGTGGGCTCTCATCCTTTGTGTGTGAATTCTTCTCTGCGGTCTCCACCTCGGGTATAACGGTCTCGTCTGAGGATGGTTCAGAGC harbors:
- the LOC139380351 gene encoding ras-like protein family member 12; protein product: MVVQVKPSSHHCSKIIEGTQQIVEANILLHGAENFGKSALTVRFITRRFIGEYGEIESIYSHIDTVDGKEISFNILDSLYPQDSAITESISEKQLQWADGVILVYSICDRSSFEVVRQQVQRIRHPSRKMSATAPIIIVGNKRDLQHRRTVSSGEGRLLAISEDCVFFEISAAETYHGVLLVFHGLIDLI